In a genomic window of Streptomyces sp. BHT-5-2:
- a CDS encoding SDR family oxidoreductase codes for MKDVLITGASKGIGLAVSRRLAEAGYAVIGVARSAPEGEFPGTFLRCDLSDVEDTARMVKEVTRGRAVCRVVNNAGIAQPQPIEELDLAVLQQVVDLNLRASVQIVQALVPGMRSEKFGRIVNVTSRATYGARDRTSYAAAKSALVGCTRSWALELAADGITSNAVSPGPTATELFHRARTVGSEGERSAIASIPMGRLGTPDDVAAAVAFLLSDEAGFITGHVLDVDGGSSLGGR; via the coding sequence GTGAAAGACGTTCTGATCACCGGAGCCAGCAAGGGCATCGGGTTGGCGGTTTCCCGGCGGTTGGCGGAGGCGGGGTACGCGGTCATCGGTGTGGCTCGGAGCGCACCCGAGGGCGAGTTCCCCGGCACGTTCCTGCGGTGCGACCTCTCCGATGTCGAGGACACCGCGCGCATGGTCAAGGAGGTGACCCGGGGACGTGCGGTGTGTCGGGTGGTCAACAATGCGGGTATCGCCCAGCCCCAGCCCATCGAGGAGCTGGACTTGGCGGTCCTGCAACAGGTGGTGGACTTGAACCTGCGTGCTTCGGTTCAGATCGTCCAGGCGCTTGTCCCGGGTATGCGTTCGGAGAAGTTCGGTCGGATCGTGAACGTCACCTCACGGGCGACGTATGGGGCCCGGGACCGTACGTCCTATGCGGCGGCCAAGAGCGCCCTGGTGGGTTGCACGCGGTCGTGGGCGCTGGAGCTGGCTGCGGATGGCATTACGTCCAACGCGGTGTCCCCCGGCCCAACTGCGACGGAATTGTTCCATCGCGCGAGGACCGTCGGCAGTGAGGGTGAGCGAAGCGCGATTGCTTCGATTCCGATGGGGCGTCTGGGCACTCCCGACGACGTCGCCGCGGCTGTGGCGTTTTTGCTGTCCGACGAGGCGGGATTCATCACCGGCCATGTTCTCGATGTCGATGGCGGGAGCAGCTTGGGCGGGCGCTGA
- a CDS encoding alpha/beta fold hydrolase produces MSIVDVSAEVSLAYEGFGDPGDPPVLLVMGFGAQMLAWHEDFCRALADRGRYVIRYDNRDCGLSTKFDHHPVDMGQFIAAVSSGDIPAALAMVPYRLLDMAGDGLGLLTALGIERAHVVGASMGGMIAQTMAISCPERVLTLTSMMSSTGESEYGRASPEAQAVLFGPKPADREGYVAAAVKELVWASERYGNAAVLRELAAESYDRSYYPAGIGRQLGAMILSGSRADALRELRVPTLVIHGSDDTLIDPSGGRRTAELVPGAELLLVPDMGHDRPRELWPRLIDALVTHTG; encoded by the coding sequence ATGTCGATCGTTGACGTGTCTGCCGAGGTGTCCCTCGCGTACGAGGGTTTCGGCGATCCGGGGGACCCGCCGGTCCTGCTCGTGATGGGATTCGGCGCGCAGATGCTGGCCTGGCACGAGGACTTCTGCCGGGCATTGGCGGACCGCGGCCGTTACGTGATCCGATACGACAACCGCGACTGCGGGCTGTCCACCAAGTTCGACCATCACCCCGTCGACATGGGTCAGTTCATTGCCGCCGTCAGCTCGGGTGACATTCCCGCCGCCCTCGCGATGGTTCCCTACCGACTGCTCGACATGGCCGGCGACGGCCTCGGTTTGCTCACCGCGCTCGGTATCGAACGCGCCCACGTGGTCGGCGCCTCGATGGGGGGAATGATCGCCCAGACGATGGCCATTTCCTGCCCGGAGCGAGTGCTGACGTTGACGTCGATGATGTCCTCGACCGGTGAGAGTGAATACGGCCGGGCCAGCCCGGAGGCCCAGGCCGTGCTGTTCGGTCCGAAGCCCGCAGACCGCGAGGGGTACGTCGCGGCGGCGGTGAAGGAACTGGTGTGGGCCTCCGAGCGCTACGGCAACGCCGCGGTGTTGCGTGAGCTGGCCGCCGAAAGCTACGACCGCTCCTACTACCCCGCGGGGATCGGACGACAGCTCGGCGCGATGATCCTCAGCGGTTCACGCGCGGACGCGCTTCGCGAGCTGAGGGTGCCGACGCTCGTGATCCACGGCTCGGACGACACGCTCATCGACCCCAGCGGTGGGAGACGCACCGCGGAGCTGGTGCCCGGCGCCGAACTCCTGCTGGTCCCCGACATGGGCCACGACCGCCCGCGCGAACTCTGGCCCCGTCTCATCGATGCCTTGGTGACCCACACCGGTTGA
- a CDS encoding polyprenyl synthetase family protein, whose protein sequence is MTAEIDENEAGVHERLAGYRDRFNGLFADYFDSVAEQGPAGNSFVPEALELVRDMSLRGGKRLRVALLYEAARLVTPDAVPGLDEAALSIELLQTHGLIHDDIIDDSPVRRGAPSVYYAYRERFPDRPQTALGLAVLAGDLAAFLSVQVLLTAPVPRDLRQALAAVQATAGADTVRGQFLDLERDFGPMPDRAALDTVSEYKSARYSVLAPLQLGLLAAGADVAAHEKELARYARLLGVSGQLRDDYLDLFADADTVGKPAGSDLREGRRSYAVCALLAATSGTERAVVESALAGPGCPPQTVERVQDIARSHGVDKQLLAEIRQGAEEAAAVAATWRGRWRDEAVEFFEQLPLWGVLRAQ, encoded by the coding sequence ATGACCGCTGAGATCGATGAGAACGAGGCCGGTGTGCACGAGCGGCTCGCCGGATACCGGGACCGCTTCAACGGGCTGTTCGCGGACTACTTCGACTCGGTCGCCGAACAGGGGCCTGCGGGCAACTCGTTCGTGCCCGAGGCGTTGGAACTGGTGCGGGACATGTCCCTGCGGGGCGGGAAGCGGCTGCGGGTCGCGCTGCTCTACGAGGCGGCGCGACTGGTGACTCCCGATGCCGTGCCCGGGCTGGACGAGGCCGCGCTCAGCATCGAGTTGTTGCAGACGCACGGGCTGATCCACGACGACATCATCGACGACTCCCCGGTGCGCCGGGGAGCGCCGTCGGTGTACTACGCCTACCGCGAGCGGTTCCCCGACCGTCCGCAGACGGCGTTGGGTCTGGCCGTCCTGGCCGGGGACCTGGCCGCGTTCCTCTCGGTCCAGGTGCTGCTGACCGCCCCGGTGCCCCGCGACCTGCGGCAGGCGCTGGCGGCCGTGCAGGCGACGGCGGGCGCGGACACGGTCCGCGGGCAGTTCCTCGACCTGGAGCGCGACTTCGGCCCGATGCCCGACCGTGCGGCGCTGGACACCGTGTCCGAGTACAAGAGCGCCCGGTACTCGGTGCTGGCCCCGTTGCAGCTGGGGCTGCTGGCGGCCGGCGCAGACGTCGCCGCTCATGAGAAGGAACTGGCCCGGTACGCGCGACTGCTCGGCGTGAGCGGGCAGCTGCGCGACGACTACCTCGACCTGTTCGCGGACGCAGACACGGTCGGCAAGCCGGCCGGATCGGATCTGCGCGAGGGCCGCCGCAGCTACGCGGTATGCGCGCTGCTGGCGGCGACGAGCGGCACGGAGCGGGCGGTCGTGGAGTCGGCGCTCGCCGGTCCGGGCTGCCCACCGCAGACCGTCGAACGGGTGCAGGACATCGCCCGGAGCCACGGCGTCGACAAGCAGCTGCTCGCCGAGATCCGCCAGGGTGCCGAGGAAGCGGCGGCCGTCGCGGCCACCTGGCGCGGGCGGTGGCGGGACGAAGCCGTCGAGTTCTTCGAGCAGCTGCCACTGTGGGGCGTGCTGCGCGCCCAGTGA
- a CDS encoding GNAT family N-acetyltransferase, translating to MSDDGGTRIRLAEQADAAVIARIHMASRSATMPYLPPQKRSHEQVTRWFRDVVLKQCRTWVAVRDAEIIGYAALDGDVLEHLYLCPDVRRQGIGTLLLDEARRHSPDGMSLHVFQQNTDARAFYERRGFTVVDTNDGDRNMENLPDMTLRWAPNRAVVQSHPL from the coding sequence ATGAGTGATGACGGCGGGACTCGGATCCGGTTAGCGGAGCAGGCGGATGCTGCCGTGATCGCGCGCATCCACATGGCCTCTCGGTCGGCGACCATGCCCTATCTGCCTCCGCAGAAGCGCAGTCACGAGCAGGTGACCCGGTGGTTCCGGGACGTCGTGCTCAAGCAGTGCCGCACCTGGGTCGCAGTGCGTGATGCGGAGATCATCGGCTATGCGGCCCTTGACGGTGACGTGCTCGAACACCTCTATCTGTGCCCGGACGTCCGTCGGCAGGGCATCGGCACGCTACTCCTCGACGAGGCCAGGCGGCACAGCCCTGACGGGATGTCCCTGCACGTCTTCCAGCAGAACACCGATGCCCGTGCGTTCTACGAACGCCGCGGTTTCACCGTCGTCGACACCAACGACGGCGATCGCAACATGGAGAACCTGCCCGACATGACCCTCCGCTGGGCACCGAACCGTGCGGTGGTCCAGTCGCACCCGCTATGA
- a CDS encoding carbon-nitrogen hydrolase family protein, protein MKIATTQLTCVPADISANVRQMVALAGEARVQDAELVVFPELALTGYELEALSADPGLWVDADDPRLDAVRGSGIATVVNCAVDTGGARPAIETLVYGADGELITSYRKQHLYEQEQSVFAAGQRDGRFELGGLRFALATCYDNHFSELTCRSAADGCQVHLASSLYGTGGGVEERATVYPGIAEEANLYVVLANHVGPAGVWTGCGGSALWAPGGALLAEADADRAMVVTAEVG, encoded by the coding sequence ATGAAGATCGCTACGACCCAGCTCACCTGCGTCCCGGCCGACATATCCGCCAACGTTCGGCAGATGGTCGCCCTCGCCGGCGAGGCCCGTGTGCAGGATGCCGAGCTGGTGGTGTTCCCCGAGCTGGCGCTGACCGGGTACGAGCTCGAAGCCCTGAGCGCCGATCCGGGCCTGTGGGTGGACGCAGACGATCCGCGCCTGGACGCTGTCCGGGGGAGTGGTATCGCCACCGTCGTCAACTGCGCGGTCGACACGGGCGGAGCGCGTCCCGCTATCGAGACGCTGGTCTACGGAGCCGACGGTGAGCTGATCACCAGCTACCGGAAGCAACACCTGTACGAGCAGGAGCAGAGCGTGTTCGCGGCCGGGCAGCGGGACGGGCGATTCGAGCTCGGCGGACTGCGGTTCGCTCTGGCCACGTGCTACGACAACCACTTCTCCGAGCTCACCTGCCGCAGTGCCGCCGACGGCTGCCAGGTGCACCTGGCCAGCTCGCTGTACGGCACCGGCGGCGGGGTCGAGGAACGTGCAACGGTCTACCCGGGCATCGCCGAGGAAGCGAACCTGTACGTCGTACTGGCAAACCACGTCGGCCCGGCGGGTGTCTGGACCGGCTGCGGTGGTTCCGCGCTGTGGGCTCCGGGCGGTGCCCTTCTGGCGGAGGCCGATGCCGACCGGGCCATGGTGGTCACCGCCGAGGTCGGATAG
- a CDS encoding ALF repeat-containing protein → MRVRVKLSRISSVVAAAAIAPAVLFASPAVAAETATSPASSTPDATPNAKPDTQGNAKADENNRFAILNILSDRNSGRGVREAAEAALNGTPEDRVRFLEVGRQQAQDDDDRVRTMRILHNGGPKVKEAASKAMDGTMEDIRHFLEVGQYEARAKDKADAKRFAEQAAKDAAEEAAKDAAKNKPAPSTEGKHGEANKPATGEQHPHNAGDRGPDAKPAVAPGQDTAKPARNTGAQLAASGAGPATPWAIGGTAIALTTGAGLILASRRRTSTEN, encoded by the coding sequence GTGAGGGTACGCGTGAAGCTGTCCCGTATTTCGTCTGTCGTCGCGGCTGCCGCGATAGCGCCTGCCGTCCTGTTCGCCTCTCCGGCGGTCGCCGCTGAAACCGCTACGTCGCCGGCCAGCTCCACCCCTGACGCGACGCCGAACGCCAAGCCGGACACCCAGGGGAACGCGAAGGCCGACGAGAACAACCGCTTCGCCATCCTCAATATCCTTTCCGACCGGAACTCCGGCCGCGGCGTCCGGGAGGCTGCCGAGGCGGCACTCAACGGCACTCCCGAGGACCGGGTGCGCTTCCTTGAGGTCGGCCGGCAGCAGGCCCAAGACGACGACGACCGGGTTCGGACCATGCGGATCCTCCACAACGGCGGCCCCAAGGTGAAGGAAGCTGCCAGCAAGGCGATGGACGGCACCATGGAGGACATCCGCCACTTCCTGGAGGTCGGCCAGTACGAGGCCCGCGCCAAGGACAAGGCCGATGCGAAGAGGTTCGCCGAGCAAGCGGCCAAGGACGCAGCCGAGGAAGCGGCCAAGGACGCTGCCAAGAACAAGCCCGCGCCCAGCACCGAGGGCAAGCACGGCGAGGCGAACAAGCCCGCCACCGGCGAGCAGCACCCGCACAACGCCGGCGACCGCGGCCCCGACGCCAAGCCGGCCGTCGCGCCCGGCCAGGACACCGCCAAGCCGGCCCGGAACACCGGCGCCCAGCTCGCCGCCTCGGGCGCCGGCCCCGCCACCCCGTGGGCGATCGGCGGCACCGCCATCGCCCTCACCACCGGCGCCGGCCTGATCCTCGCCTCCCGCCGCCGCACCTCCACGGAGAACTGA
- a CDS encoding DUF3291 domain-containing protein, giving the protein MPHLALYTFGVLKSPLADPTPLTRELHDSGAAIYPKISQHPGYLARAEAADRNRGTHFDLDWGAWGEFAVPTWYDKGRTVETIALDATLSLWTDLRPAFDAIYSGLHRAALNRRYDWFERTGRPSYVLWWVSDDVIPTWQDGVSRLEYLHDHGSAPHAFTFHHSFAPDGTPTRGKDIGPKSDQVR; this is encoded by the coding sequence ATGCCCCATCTTGCGCTGTACACATTCGGCGTCCTGAAGTCACCTCTCGCCGATCCCACACCTCTCACACGCGAACTCCACGACAGCGGCGCGGCCATCTACCCGAAGATCAGCCAGCATCCCGGATACCTCGCTCGTGCCGAAGCGGCAGACCGCAACCGGGGCACACACTTCGACTTGGACTGGGGTGCCTGGGGAGAGTTCGCCGTACCGACGTGGTACGACAAGGGCCGCACTGTGGAGACCATCGCCCTGGACGCGACCCTCTCGCTCTGGACCGACCTGCGCCCCGCCTTCGACGCCATCTACAGCGGTCTGCACCGTGCGGCGCTGAACAGGCGTTACGACTGGTTCGAGAGGACAGGACGCCCGAGTTACGTGCTCTGGTGGGTCTCCGACGACGTGATACCCACCTGGCAGGACGGGGTCTCCAGGCTGGAGTACCTCCACGACCACGGCTCCGCGCCGCACGCCTTCACCTTCCACCACTCGTTCGCCCCGGACGGGACTCCGACCAGGGGCAAAGACATCGGGCCGAAGAGCGACCAGGTTCGCTGA
- a CDS encoding serine/threonine-protein kinase, with product MPTRTLHTLAVGVAEALERIHACGIIHRDLKPSNIIISGTGPRVIDFGIARTLDSTALTRTHHVVGTQGFLAPEQLTGASITHATDLYAFGMVLCHATGARPLTDGESLESALGLLPSRFVGIITRCLDHDPNSRPTSTEVLEQLSRNDSSSEDWLPPPVRTMVDLYNAPTASAP from the coding sequence CTGCCCACAAGAACCCTTCATACCCTTGCCGTCGGCGTCGCCGAAGCGCTCGAGCGCATCCATGCCTGCGGCATCATCCACCGCGACCTCAAACCCAGCAACATCATCATCTCCGGTACGGGTCCTCGCGTCATCGACTTCGGCATCGCCCGAACTCTCGACAGCACCGCACTCACCCGCACCCACCACGTCGTCGGCACACAGGGGTTCCTCGCCCCGGAACAGCTCACCGGCGCATCGATCACGCACGCCACAGACCTCTACGCCTTTGGCATGGTGCTCTGCCACGCCACCGGAGCCAGGCCGCTCACGGACGGTGAATCCCTGGAGTCCGCCCTCGGTCTGTTGCCGTCTCGCTTCGTCGGCATCATCACCCGGTGCCTCGATCACGACCCGAACAGTCGCCCGACGTCCACCGAGGTACTCGAACAGCTCTCCCGGAACGACTCGTCATCCGAAGACTGGCTGCCGCCTCCCGTACGCACGATGGTCGACCTGTACAACGCCCCTACTGCATCGGCACCTTGA
- a CDS encoding NAD(P)/FAD-dependent oxidoreductase, whose translation MTPDAIIVGTGPNGLAAGVTLARAGLRVELYEAHGTIGGGLRTEPLFDSDIHHDICAAVHPMAAASPFFTEFDLTGRDVDLLRAEAGYAHPLPGGRSAIAYHDVERTCAALGPDGTRWRSLMRPLLDHSGELVDLILSGPRALPGAAATALRLAPRLLAHGTPLATRQFTDEPARALLAGVAAHAVGRLPTLAGATVALLLGHLAHTTGWPLPRGGSARIADALAADITAHGGVFHTGRHIVDLRELPPAQAVLLDVAPKGLLQLAGDRLPARYRARLARFRYGPAAAKVDFLVSGPVPWAAPETAKAPTVHLGGTQDGIFRQETLTARGVATGEPFVLLVDPAVADPGRAHRGKRPIWAYAHLPHGSTTDPYDLIRGQIERYAPGFTDTILAHRSITGAAYEKYNPNYVGGDIGAGAMTLKQSLARPVPQTDPYRTPLRGLYLCSAATPPGPGVHGMCGYLAARSALRREFGIREAPSLAP comes from the coding sequence ATGACACCCGACGCCATCATCGTGGGCACCGGCCCCAACGGGCTCGCGGCAGGCGTGACCCTCGCCCGCGCCGGACTCAGGGTGGAGCTGTACGAAGCACACGGCACCATCGGCGGCGGGCTGCGCACCGAGCCCCTCTTCGACAGCGACATCCACCACGACATCTGTGCCGCGGTGCACCCGATGGCCGCCGCATCCCCCTTCTTCACCGAGTTCGACCTGACCGGCCGGGACGTGGACCTCCTGCGTGCCGAGGCCGGCTACGCCCACCCCCTCCCCGGCGGCCGCAGCGCCATCGCCTACCACGACGTCGAACGCACCTGCGCGGCACTCGGCCCGGACGGGACCCGCTGGCGGTCCCTCATGCGGCCACTGCTCGACCACAGCGGCGAGTTGGTCGATCTGATCCTCTCCGGGCCACGGGCCCTGCCGGGAGCGGCGGCGACCGCGCTCCGTCTCGCGCCCCGCCTCCTCGCGCACGGCACCCCGCTGGCCACCCGCCAGTTCACCGACGAACCCGCCCGCGCCCTCCTCGCCGGCGTCGCAGCCCACGCGGTCGGCCGGCTCCCCACCCTGGCCGGCGCCACCGTCGCCCTGCTCCTGGGCCATCTGGCACACACCACCGGCTGGCCGCTCCCGCGCGGTGGCAGCGCACGGATCGCCGATGCCCTCGCTGCCGACATCACCGCCCACGGCGGGGTGTTCCACACCGGCCGGCACATCGTGGACCTGCGTGAACTACCGCCCGCCCAGGCCGTGTTGCTCGACGTCGCACCCAAGGGTCTGCTGCAGCTCGCAGGTGACCGGCTGCCGGCCCGCTACCGCGCCCGGCTGGCGCGGTTCCGCTACGGGCCCGCCGCCGCCAAGGTCGACTTCCTCGTATCCGGCCCCGTTCCGTGGGCCGCCCCGGAGACCGCCAAGGCCCCAACCGTGCACCTCGGCGGCACCCAGGACGGCATCTTCCGGCAGGAGACCCTCACCGCCCGCGGCGTCGCCACCGGCGAACCGTTCGTCCTGCTCGTCGACCCGGCGGTCGCCGATCCCGGCAGAGCACACCGCGGGAAGCGCCCGATATGGGCGTACGCGCACCTGCCGCACGGCAGCACCACCGATCCCTACGACCTGATCCGGGGCCAGATCGAGCGGTACGCCCCTGGATTCACCGACACCATCCTGGCCCACCGCAGTATCACCGGCGCCGCCTACGAGAAGTACAACCCCAACTACGTGGGCGGGGACATCGGTGCAGGAGCGATGACGCTCAAGCAGAGCCTGGCCCGTCCCGTCCCCCAGACCGACCCGTACCGCACTCCGCTCCGCGGTCTCTACCTGTGTTCCGCCGCCACTCCCCCCGGCCCCGGCGTGCACGGCATGTGCGGCTACCTCGCGGCCCGCTCGGCACTGCGCCGCGAATTCGGCATCCGCGAAGCCCCCTCGCTCGCGCCTTGA
- a CDS encoding ABC transporter ATP-binding protein produces the protein MNVWEIARGHAALLLTGTVLGVAGAAATLAQPLVIGEMIKSVAADLPLTGPVLLAVALFATDAALATAHAYAIGRAGENVVYDIRHTLAARLLRSRLQSYRRWDQGDVFTRMVTDTSLARVCLTQALAQIVTSAFMVLGGITMMGRLDPLLLVTTLGCLGLASVISLLLARQVRRVSVTNREDTSAFGSALLRVLGALPTVKASRAEGRESDHVSALARQARRSGIRVSALSAMLTPAMNVGTQIALTVVIAWGMARVATGDMAPADLTAFMMYLFYLVSPLVMLFMSVAQFQQGRASIDRIAELGTLDQEDTGPGSDMALDGHRISFEKVSFAYPGSDTTVLDSVSFTVPERGLTAVVGPSGAGKSTVFQLIERLYAPTSGTIRMGGIDIASLPLGRLRSLVGYVDQDHTLLRGTVRENLTYAAPDATAREIADALDKAHLTDVIAALPDGLDTELGERGAGLSGGQRQRLAIARALLQRPRIVLLDEATASLDGESEAALRDSIDIIARHCAVVAIAHRFSTISQAEKIIVLDGGSVQASGTHAELHAGNGLYRRLAEVQEAPA, from the coding sequence GTGAACGTCTGGGAGATCGCCCGCGGACACGCCGCCCTGCTGCTGACCGGGACGGTCCTCGGCGTCGCGGGTGCGGCGGCGACCCTCGCCCAGCCACTGGTCATCGGCGAGATGATCAAGTCCGTGGCGGCGGATCTGCCGCTGACCGGACCCGTCCTCCTGGCCGTCGCCCTGTTCGCCACCGACGCGGCCCTCGCCACCGCCCACGCCTACGCCATCGGCCGCGCCGGCGAGAACGTCGTCTACGACATCCGGCACACCCTCGCCGCCCGGCTGCTGCGCTCCAGGCTTCAGTCGTACCGCCGTTGGGACCAGGGCGACGTGTTCACCCGGATGGTCACCGACACCTCCCTGGCCCGGGTCTGCCTGACGCAGGCGCTGGCCCAGATCGTCACCAGTGCCTTCATGGTCCTGGGCGGGATCACGATGATGGGCCGGCTCGATCCGCTGCTGCTCGTCACGACCCTCGGCTGTCTCGGCCTCGCGAGTGTGATCTCCCTGCTCCTCGCCCGCCAGGTCCGCCGGGTGTCGGTGACCAACCGCGAGGACACCAGTGCCTTCGGCTCCGCCCTCCTGCGGGTCCTGGGAGCCCTGCCGACCGTCAAGGCGTCACGCGCGGAGGGGCGCGAGAGCGACCACGTCTCCGCCCTCGCCCGGCAGGCCCGGCGCTCCGGCATCCGGGTCTCCGCCCTGTCGGCGATGCTCACCCCGGCCATGAACGTGGGCACGCAGATCGCGCTGACCGTCGTCATCGCCTGGGGCATGGCGCGTGTCGCCACCGGCGACATGGCACCCGCCGACCTGACGGCCTTCATGATGTACCTCTTCTACCTGGTGTCCCCGCTGGTGATGCTGTTCATGTCCGTCGCCCAGTTCCAGCAGGGCAGGGCCTCCATCGACCGGATCGCCGAGCTCGGCACGCTCGACCAGGAGGACACCGGCCCCGGCTCCGACATGGCCCTCGACGGGCACCGCATCAGCTTCGAGAAGGTGTCCTTCGCCTACCCGGGCAGCGACACCACCGTCCTCGACAGCGTGTCCTTCACCGTCCCCGAGCGCGGACTCACCGCCGTCGTCGGCCCCTCCGGCGCGGGCAAGAGCACGGTGTTCCAACTGATCGAGCGCCTTTACGCGCCGACGTCCGGCACCATCCGCATGGGCGGCATCGACATCGCCTCCCTGCCGCTCGGCCGGCTGCGCTCCCTCGTCGGTTACGTCGACCAGGACCACACCCTGCTGCGCGGCACCGTACGCGAGAACCTGACCTACGCCGCCCCCGACGCCACCGCCCGCGAGATCGCCGACGCCCTCGACAAGGCCCATCTCACCGACGTGATCGCGGCCCTTCCCGACGGCCTGGACACCGAGCTCGGCGAACGCGGCGCGGGCCTGTCCGGCGGGCAGCGCCAGCGCCTGGCCATCGCCCGTGCACTGCTGCAACGGCCCAGGATCGTCCTGCTGGACGAAGCGACCGCCAGTCTCGACGGGGAATCGGAGGCGGCGCTGCGCGACAGCATCGACATCATCGCCCGCCACTGCGCCGTCGTCGCCATCGCCCACCGCTTCTCCACCATCTCCCAGGCCGAGAAGATCATTGTCCTGGACGGCGGCAGCGTGCAGGCCAGCGGCACCCACGCCGAACTCCACGCGGGCAACGGCCTCTACCGCAGACTCGCCGAAGTCCAGGAGGCCCCGGCATGA
- a CDS encoding trans-aconitate 2-methyltransferase has protein sequence MNTIATPQPAGTVDDIGYGRQFDGWYDRLFPKDESAAVTAERLAALHPEPAAGTVEFGVGTGRIALPLARRVGRITGIDSSPEMLAALRTALHHDTPVEPVHGDIRTYTAEHTAGLVYCVCGTLSMLLDPDDQQRAIHRAADLLAPGGRLVVETHNKAAVLALHEGRARTTYFTPYPEPGTGLQTHSVLLTEGSLWHCSHIWYESDGRTRVGTELSRLTTPDEVDGYARAAGLRPENRSADWHGTPYTEQSPMFVTTYVKAAV, from the coding sequence GTGAACACGATCGCCACCCCCCAGCCGGCCGGTACCGTCGACGACATCGGCTACGGGCGGCAGTTCGACGGCTGGTACGACCGGCTCTTCCCCAAGGACGAGTCCGCCGCCGTCACCGCCGAGCGACTGGCCGCCCTGCACCCCGAACCGGCCGCCGGAACGGTCGAGTTCGGCGTCGGCACCGGCCGGATCGCGCTGCCGCTGGCCCGACGCGTCGGCCGGATCACCGGCATCGACTCCTCCCCCGAGATGCTCGCCGCCCTGCGCACCGCCCTCCATCACGACACCCCCGTCGAGCCCGTGCACGGCGACATCCGCACCTACACGGCGGAGCACACCGCAGGACTCGTCTACTGCGTCTGCGGCACCCTGTCCATGCTGCTCGACCCCGACGACCAACAGCGGGCGATCCACCGTGCCGCCGACCTGCTCGCGCCCGGAGGACGCCTCGTCGTGGAGACCCACAACAAGGCCGCCGTCCTCGCGCTGCACGAAGGCCGCGCCCGCACCACCTACTTCACCCCGTACCCGGAACCCGGCACCGGTCTCCAGACCCATTCCGTCCTGCTGACCGAGGGCAGCCTGTGGCACTGCTCGCACATCTGGTACGAGTCCGACGGCCGCACCCGCGTCGGCACCGAACTCTCCCGGCTCACCACCCCGGACGAGGTCGACGGCTACGCCCGGGCCGCCGGCCTGCGGCCCGAGAACCGCAGCGCCGACTGGCACGGGACCCCGTACACCGAACAATCCCCCATGTTCGTCACCACCTACGTCAAGGCAGCGGTGTGA